In a genomic window of Roseiflexus castenholzii DSM 13941:
- a CDS encoding glycosyltransferase family 2 protein, translating to MKLIVQIPVLNEAESIARVLADIPRAIPGVESVEVLIIDDGCTDDTIAVALAHGADHVVRHTSRKGLAAAYQTGIDAALRLGADIIVNTDGDNQYPGREIPRLIAPILAGRADMVIGDRQIESNVHFSPLKKMLQAVGSSVVRWASGTNVPDTVSGFRALSREAALRTFVTSDFSYTVENLIQAGKRRLTIQTVPISTNPVRRASRLHTGNWNFIKRQASTIVRTYTAYEPLKTFTYIALPFLIAGFLFLGRALYVYLMRQLVDNFPQDNAQSLAVGSTALILGFIIFLIGLLADRIGGTRRLMEEVLYRVRAQEIADLAWRREVQTRLDRLEQRLAESQDVKAGERSEDEGLGVRG from the coding sequence ATGAAACTGATTGTCCAAATCCCCGTGCTCAACGAGGCTGAGTCGATTGCGCGCGTTCTCGCCGACATTCCGCGCGCCATCCCTGGCGTTGAGAGCGTCGAGGTGTTGATCATCGACGATGGTTGCACCGATGATACCATTGCTGTGGCCCTGGCGCACGGCGCCGATCATGTGGTGCGCCATACCAGTCGCAAAGGGCTGGCAGCCGCCTATCAGACCGGCATCGATGCGGCGCTGCGCCTCGGCGCCGATATTATTGTCAATACCGATGGAGACAATCAGTACCCAGGGCGCGAGATTCCTCGATTGATCGCGCCGATCCTGGCAGGACGGGCGGATATGGTGATCGGCGACCGTCAGATCGAGAGTAATGTGCATTTTTCGCCGCTCAAGAAAATGTTGCAGGCGGTTGGCAGCAGTGTGGTGCGCTGGGCTTCGGGCACGAACGTGCCGGATACGGTGAGCGGCTTTCGCGCGCTCTCGCGTGAAGCAGCGCTGCGCACGTTTGTGACGAGTGATTTTTCGTACACGGTGGAAAACCTGATCCAGGCGGGCAAACGGCGTCTGACGATCCAGACGGTGCCGATTTCGACCAATCCGGTGCGCCGGGCGTCGCGGTTACACACCGGAAACTGGAACTTCATCAAACGGCAGGCGTCAACGATTGTGCGCACCTATACCGCATATGAGCCACTTAAGACGTTCACCTATATTGCGCTTCCGTTTCTGATCGCCGGTTTTCTCTTTCTGGGGCGCGCGCTGTATGTCTACCTGATGCGCCAGTTGGTCGATAATTTCCCGCAGGACAACGCACAATCGCTGGCGGTCGGCAGTACGGCGCTCATTCTTGGGTTCATCATCTTTCTCATTGGCCTCCTGGCAGATCGGATCGGTGGGACGCGACGCCTTATGGAAGAGGTGCTTTACCGCGTTCGCGCTCAGGAGATTGCCGACCTCGCCTGGCGGCGCGAGGTGCAGACGCGCCTGGACCGCCTCGAGCAACGCCTGGCGGAGAGCCAGGATGTGAAAGCGGGCGAGAGGAGCGAGGATGAGGGGTTAGGGGTGAGGGGTTAG
- a CDS encoding LCP family protein: MDRSTLDCREARRLIDIGIAPGAGRPDRRALGFHLAGCAACRTYRAHRGDALLAALLETPPDPGSSPATQPPQQLPRAIRMIRLASLTLTGVAAILGLLFVGRLAIAFASIAGSMSAMAGRADQTQIAPPATIPSELATLVPPTVPPPAWIYAPATTPVFPLETATPMRMIEPTEPARPTVAEAPVVPVASSPTIVAPSSILPTITPIPLRPDYRPGAPTPPLVPLPTLSNIPQRAPPPGTAINVLLLGIDRRPGETFPARADAIIVARIEPERRRVALLSLPRDLVAPIPGWGWSRINAASVYGELNPTLGGGVALTRRTISEFLSIPIDYTVTVDFTGFIGAIDAIGGVTIDVPVELYDPLYPTMDYRYTVAHFRPGIQHMDGARALMYARIRHMDSDWERMKRQQAVIIAALAQVREQNVVGRLESIAASMTALRGYVTTDIPETQLLGLAWAFRDFTPDQIERYTFDANYVSTGAPDDPYAQYALPGAVDDLRARLLGQ; encoded by the coding sequence ATGGACCGATCAACACTCGACTGTCGTGAAGCGCGGCGATTGATCGATATCGGCATTGCCCCAGGCGCCGGGCGCCCTGATCGTCGCGCCCTGGGATTCCATCTTGCCGGCTGCGCAGCCTGCCGCACCTATCGCGCGCACAGGGGCGATGCGCTGCTCGCTGCGCTGCTGGAAACGCCGCCCGATCCCGGTTCCTCCCCGGCAACGCAACCTCCGCAACAGTTACCGCGTGCGATACGGATGATCCGCTTGGCGAGCCTGACACTGACCGGAGTCGCTGCTATCCTGGGTCTGCTCTTCGTCGGACGTCTGGCAATCGCCTTTGCCTCAATTGCAGGCAGTATGAGCGCAATGGCAGGACGAGCCGACCAAACGCAGATCGCTCCACCTGCGACAATCCCGTCGGAACTGGCGACTCTCGTCCCGCCGACGGTGCCGCCGCCTGCCTGGATATACGCCCCCGCGACGACACCGGTGTTTCCTTTGGAAACTGCGACACCGATGCGTATGATCGAACCCACGGAACCGGCGCGTCCGACCGTTGCGGAGGCGCCGGTCGTCCCGGTTGCGTCATCGCCGACGATCGTCGCGCCATCGTCGATTTTGCCGACCATCACACCCATTCCGCTGCGCCCCGATTATCGTCCCGGGGCGCCGACTCCCCCGTTGGTTCCGCTCCCCACGCTGTCGAACATTCCTCAGCGCGCGCCGCCGCCAGGGACAGCGATCAATGTGCTGCTGCTGGGCATCGACCGGCGACCGGGCGAAACGTTCCCGGCGCGCGCCGACGCCATTATCGTAGCGCGCATCGAACCGGAGCGCCGCCGTGTTGCCTTGCTCTCACTGCCGCGCGACCTGGTGGCGCCGATTCCGGGATGGGGGTGGTCGCGGATCAATGCTGCGTCCGTCTACGGCGAACTCAACCCGACGCTCGGTGGAGGCGTCGCGCTCACGCGGCGCACGATCAGCGAGTTTCTTTCTATCCCTATCGATTACACCGTTACCGTCGATTTTACCGGCTTTATCGGCGCGATCGACGCGATTGGCGGCGTGACGATTGATGTGCCGGTCGAACTCTATGATCCACTCTATCCGACAATGGACTACAGATACACGGTTGCGCACTTTCGCCCTGGCATCCAGCATATGGACGGCGCGCGCGCGTTGATGTACGCCCGTATCCGACATATGGACAGCGATTGGGAACGGATGAAGCGTCAGCAGGCGGTCATCATTGCGGCGCTCGCACAGGTGCGTGAACAGAACGTCGTCGGGCGCCTCGAAAGCATTGCAGCGTCGATGACCGCGTTACGCGGCTACGTGACCACTGATATTCCTGAAACGCAACTGCTCGGTCTGGCGTGGGCATTCCGCGACTTCACACCCGATCAGATCGAACGCTACACATTCGATGCCAACTACGTCAGCACCGGCGCACCGGACGATCCCTACGCACAGTATGCGCTGCCAGGAGCGGTTGACGATCTGCGCGCGCGTTTGCTGGGGCAGTGA
- a CDS encoding acyl-CoA thioesterase, translated as MDEDHSYRRLEMTVLMTPDMANFAGRVHGGSILKLLDQVAYACAARYSGSYVVTVSVDRVVFHEPLYVGELVTFLASVNYTGTSSMEVGIRVMAENIQARSERHVMTCYFTMVAVDEHGRPHRVPSFTPATPVEQRRWKAAQLRRELRREIERRSLDIRLHPDELAAEHESSRQHETQG; from the coding sequence ATGGATGAAGATCACAGCTATCGTCGCCTTGAAATGACCGTTCTGATGACCCCCGACATGGCAAACTTCGCCGGGCGCGTGCATGGCGGCTCGATCTTGAAACTGCTCGATCAGGTGGCATATGCCTGCGCTGCCCGCTATTCCGGCTCATATGTGGTAACGGTTTCGGTTGATCGAGTTGTGTTCCACGAGCCATTGTATGTGGGTGAGCTGGTCACCTTTCTGGCATCGGTCAATTACACCGGCACGAGTTCGATGGAAGTTGGCATTCGGGTGATGGCAGAAAACATTCAGGCGCGTAGCGAGCGCCACGTCATGACCTGCTACTTCACGATGGTTGCGGTTGACGAGCATGGCAGACCGCACCGCGTCCCCTCATTTACACCCGCCACACCGGTCGAGCAGCGTCGCTGGAAAGCGGCACAGTTGCGCCGTGAACTCCGCCGCGAGATTGAACGGCGCAGCCTGGACATTCGGCTGCATCCCGACGAACTTGCCGCAGAACACGAGTCATCCAGACAGCACGAGACGCAGGGATGA
- a CDS encoding glycosyltransferase family 4 protein yields the protein MTQILLIFITALLFSVLATPVARRVALRTGVVDAPAARKLHLAPVPLLGGGAIYTAFVVALILFGDQAYVRELIGILLGATLVSLFGLADDRWGLNAYVKLGAQALAGAILILGGTQVRLFPVEWMNWAITLFWVVGITNALNLLDNMDGLSAGVTTVAAAYFLLLAAMSGQYLVGAMAAALIGACVGFLRYNLNPATIFMGDAGSLFLGFLLAALAIKLRFPSNVPWVTWLVPVCVLAVPIFDTSLVFVSRLRRGKNPLTTPGKDHVSHRLTALGLTRREAVLICYLLGCGAGMVAVYISQARAPDGYVAAGLLAAAMLAGIVWFERRQGGG from the coding sequence ATGACCCAAATCCTCCTGATTTTCATTACTGCCCTGCTCTTTTCGGTGTTGGCGACGCCGGTAGCGCGGCGGGTGGCATTGCGCACCGGCGTGGTCGATGCGCCGGCGGCACGCAAACTGCACCTCGCGCCGGTGCCGCTGCTCGGCGGCGGCGCGATCTACACAGCGTTTGTCGTGGCGCTCATCCTGTTTGGCGATCAGGCATATGTGCGTGAGTTGATCGGCATTCTGCTCGGCGCTACGCTGGTCTCGCTCTTTGGTCTTGCCGATGACCGCTGGGGATTGAACGCCTATGTGAAACTTGGCGCTCAGGCGCTGGCGGGTGCGATCCTGATCCTTGGCGGAACCCAGGTGCGTCTCTTCCCGGTTGAATGGATGAACTGGGCGATAACACTGTTCTGGGTAGTAGGTATCACGAATGCGCTCAATCTGCTCGACAATATGGATGGGCTTTCGGCAGGAGTGACGACGGTTGCTGCCGCTTATTTCCTGCTCCTGGCTGCGATGAGCGGACAATACCTGGTCGGAGCGATGGCTGCTGCGCTGATCGGTGCGTGTGTTGGCTTTCTGCGCTACAATCTCAACCCGGCGACGATTTTCATGGGTGATGCCGGTTCGCTCTTCCTGGGGTTTCTCCTGGCGGCGCTGGCGATCAAATTGCGCTTCCCGTCCAATGTTCCATGGGTGACATGGCTGGTGCCGGTGTGTGTCCTGGCAGTGCCGATCTTCGACACGTCACTGGTTTTCGTCTCTCGTCTCCGCCGGGGCAAAAACCCATTGACCACACCGGGGAAGGATCATGTATCGCACCGCCTCACTGCCCTCGGTCTGACTCGTCGTGAAGCGGTGCTGATCTGTTACCTGCTGGGATGCGGCGCGGGAATGGTGGCGGTGTACATCTCGCAGGCGCGCGCGCCTGATGGGTATGTTGCCGCAGGATTGCTCGCTGCGGCAATGCTGGCGGGAATCGTCTGGTTCGAGCGACGTCAGGGCGGGGGATAG
- a CDS encoding biotin transporter BioY, whose protein sequence is MVAPSVSHPSLAQAVFPRASWVRDLLLVVGGVIVVALLAQVRIALPFTPVPITGQTLGVMLIGAAYGWRLGFITLATYVASGVVGLPVFAGGAAGLARLFGPTGGYLVAFPLAAALIGFLVQRFGVDRHPLRMAASMALCSVLILGLGSTWLAFALQTSMSDALAKGAFPFIPGDLVKMTIAALLLPGAWRLIGRAGVHENAPQG, encoded by the coding sequence ATGGTCGCACCATCGGTCAGCCATCCGTCGCTCGCGCAGGCTGTCTTTCCACGTGCATCATGGGTGCGCGATCTGCTGCTCGTTGTTGGGGGAGTGATCGTTGTGGCGCTGCTGGCGCAGGTTCGGATAGCGCTGCCGTTTACGCCAGTTCCGATCACAGGCCAGACGCTGGGGGTGATGTTGATCGGCGCGGCATACGGATGGCGATTGGGGTTCATCACGCTGGCGACATATGTGGCATCAGGAGTCGTGGGGCTGCCGGTCTTCGCGGGTGGTGCCGCCGGTCTGGCACGTCTCTTCGGTCCGACAGGCGGGTATCTGGTGGCGTTTCCGCTGGCGGCGGCATTGATCGGTTTTCTGGTGCAGCGCTTCGGCGTTGATCGCCATCCGTTGCGTATGGCGGCGTCGATGGCACTCTGCTCGGTGCTCATCCTGGGGTTGGGTTCGACGTGGCTGGCATTCGCGCTTCAGACCAGCATGAGTGATGCGCTGGCGAAAGGCGCGTTCCCCTTCATCCCCGGCGATCTGGTCAAGATGACGATTGCGGCGCTGCTCCTGCCCGGCGCATGGCGCCTCATAGGGCGCGCTGGCGTTCATGAGAACGCCCCTCAAGGGTAA
- a CDS encoding ArgE/DapE family deacylase, whose amino-acid sequence MMVTDPVERAVIEAIDIDGLLAFLGDLVAIPSLDGASGEVAAQEYVAAFLERLGCKVDVWEIDFDELRRHPAFSAEVERKRGLGVVGVGGLGNGPTLIFNGHVDVVPAGDESLWRFPPWQATIADGYVYGRGALDMKGGLACAIFAAQAIRDAGVQLRGRLLIQSVIGEEDGGCGTLATVLRGHTGDGAIVVEPTELRIAPAQAGALNFRLMVPGAAAHGCVREEGISAIEKFMPLYRALTDLEAIRNAAARLRDDPISQLYRRYSLPYALCIGVVRAGEWASTVAETLVAEGRYGVAVGEDLEAARRMLEEAVARAAQADPWLREHPPRVEWWGGQFAPASIPADHPLVQTTAAAFADTTNAPAILEGMTYGADMRLLVNEGRTPTILFGPGDVRNAHRPNERIAIADLRIATQTLALTALRFCGIA is encoded by the coding sequence ATGATGGTGACCGATCCGGTCGAGCGTGCAGTCATTGAAGCGATTGATATCGACGGGTTACTGGCGTTCCTTGGCGACCTGGTGGCAATTCCGAGTCTCGACGGCGCCTCTGGCGAAGTGGCGGCGCAGGAATATGTGGCGGCGTTCCTGGAGCGACTGGGGTGCAAAGTGGATGTCTGGGAGATCGATTTCGATGAACTTCGCCGCCATCCAGCATTTTCGGCAGAAGTGGAGCGCAAGCGCGGGTTGGGGGTCGTGGGCGTCGGGGGGTTGGGGAATGGACCGACCCTCATCTTCAATGGGCACGTCGATGTCGTGCCGGCTGGCGACGAGTCGTTGTGGCGTTTCCCGCCGTGGCAGGCGACGATTGCCGACGGCTACGTGTATGGGCGCGGTGCGCTTGATATGAAGGGCGGGTTGGCGTGCGCTATCTTCGCTGCACAAGCCATCCGCGATGCTGGCGTGCAACTGAGGGGGCGTCTGCTCATCCAGAGTGTGATCGGCGAGGAGGACGGGGGATGCGGCACGCTCGCTACAGTGTTGCGTGGTCACACCGGCGATGGCGCAATTGTCGTCGAGCCAACTGAACTCCGCATCGCGCCGGCGCAGGCGGGGGCGCTCAACTTTCGTCTGATGGTTCCCGGCGCTGCTGCGCATGGGTGTGTGCGCGAAGAAGGGATCAGCGCCATCGAAAAGTTCATGCCGCTCTATCGGGCGCTGACGGACCTCGAAGCCATACGGAATGCCGCAGCCCGGCTGCGGGATGACCCCATTAGCCAGCTCTATCGTCGGTACTCGCTCCCATACGCATTGTGCATCGGCGTGGTGCGCGCCGGCGAATGGGCTTCGACCGTCGCCGAAACGCTCGTCGCTGAAGGGAGGTACGGCGTGGCTGTCGGTGAAGACCTGGAAGCGGCGCGGCGCATGCTGGAGGAAGCGGTTGCGCGCGCGGCACAAGCCGATCCGTGGCTTCGTGAGCATCCGCCGCGTGTTGAGTGGTGGGGCGGGCAGTTTGCGCCTGCAAGCATTCCTGCGGATCACCCGCTGGTGCAGACAACCGCAGCCGCGTTCGCCGACACCACCAATGCGCCTGCCATACTCGAAGGCATGACCTATGGCGCCGATATGCGTCTGCTGGTGAACGAAGGACGCACTCCAACGATCCTCTTCGGACCAGGCGATGTGCGCAATGCCCACCGTCCGAATGAACGGATCGCCATTGCCGACCTGCGCATTGCTACGCAAACCCTGGCGCTGACGGCACTGCGCTTCTGCGGTATCGCATGA
- a CDS encoding dimethylarginine dimethylaminohydrolase family protein, with the protein MRSYGAQSMIAPLRRVVVRRPDKAFGGADPKRWHYTARPDLARAQEEHDALVTILRSASIEVIYHDLPQPGRADAIFVFDPAIVTNAGAVILRMGKELRRGEETALAQCFAQIGVPILATLDGAALAEGGDLLWLDEETLAVGIGFRTNVEGLRQLTGALAPHGIRTLPVELPYYQGPDACLHLLSLISIVDERLAVVYPPLLSAPFYQELQRRGFRLIEVPDTEFPTMGPNVLALAPGQCLMLENNPVTKQRLEAAGCEVLTYRGDEISLKAEGGATCLTRPILRG; encoded by the coding sequence ATGCGATCCTATGGCGCTCAGAGCATGATTGCGCCGCTCCGACGGGTCGTTGTACGACGACCAGATAAGGCGTTCGGCGGGGCGGACCCGAAGCGCTGGCATTATACGGCGCGCCCCGATCTGGCGCGCGCGCAGGAGGAGCACGACGCACTGGTCACCATCCTGCGCAGCGCTAGTATCGAGGTGATCTACCACGATCTGCCGCAACCCGGTCGGGCGGACGCTATCTTTGTCTTTGATCCGGCGATTGTTACAAATGCAGGCGCGGTTATTCTGCGCATGGGGAAGGAATTGCGGCGCGGCGAGGAAACGGCGCTGGCGCAGTGCTTCGCGCAGATCGGCGTCCCGATCCTGGCAACGCTCGATGGCGCGGCGCTTGCCGAGGGAGGCGATCTCCTCTGGCTCGACGAAGAAACGCTTGCCGTCGGCATCGGGTTTCGCACGAATGTCGAAGGGTTGCGTCAGTTGACCGGGGCGCTGGCGCCGCACGGAATCCGCACGCTGCCGGTCGAACTGCCGTACTATCAGGGTCCCGACGCATGCCTGCACCTTTTGTCGCTGATCAGCATCGTCGATGAGCGGTTGGCGGTGGTCTATCCACCGTTGCTCTCGGCGCCGTTTTATCAGGAATTGCAGCGCCGCGGCTTTCGCCTGATTGAGGTTCCCGACACCGAATTCCCGACGATGGGACCAAATGTGCTGGCGCTGGCGCCCGGGCAGTGCCTGATGCTGGAAAATAACCCGGTGACAAAACAACGCCTGGAGGCGGCGGGGTGCGAGGTGCTGACCTACCGCGGCGACGAGATTTCTCTGAAGGCGGAAGGCGGTGCGACCTGCCTGACCCGCCCGATTTTGCGAGGATAG
- a CDS encoding RMD1 family protein — MRELPIMITPTDTPPIAAPHLPTITSAVLTIYQFFDIGDAIDLDQAQRCLSNPSERRVRLRTRQSESIRIAQPPLRIDLGSVPVTLADEQRIGALRAVVYDLGAVEIAIEIRLTTPLSWENVADLFAAAQELPAEMTERIAAVLDDLEALIRPAISRPQRSTVVEDYCVLIVERLAPPCNVAELSDHPAVRAALLGERRTLSADASRLVTALSYYSDDLALLSWNGALLIESDAAAAATAVDILAFANVELLLIRSYDAALDARLPEVHRRIAQAQRRFTMPIVRRYSQLLSDVQRLVAEVTEVTEQIDNALKVTDDVYWNRLYSAALSVLRVRVWRDGVDHKLALLRETYAMLHADADSERAAALEWAIVLLIVFEIVMALLGK, encoded by the coding sequence TTGCGTGAACTTCCCATTATGATCACACCCACCGACACGCCACCCATCGCCGCACCGCACCTCCCCACGATAACGTCTGCTGTCTTGACGATTTACCAGTTTTTCGACATCGGCGACGCCATCGACCTGGATCAGGCGCAACGCTGCCTGAGCAACCCGTCGGAGCGGCGTGTTCGCCTGCGCACGCGCCAATCCGAAAGTATTCGCATCGCGCAGCCGCCGTTGCGCATCGATCTTGGAAGTGTGCCGGTCACACTGGCGGATGAGCAGCGCATCGGCGCGTTGCGCGCCGTCGTGTACGATCTCGGCGCCGTCGAGATTGCCATTGAGATACGCCTGACCACGCCGCTATCGTGGGAGAACGTCGCCGATCTGTTTGCTGCTGCGCAGGAACTGCCAGCCGAGATGACAGAACGTATTGCCGCTGTGCTCGATGACCTGGAAGCGCTCATTCGACCGGCGATTTCCCGTCCGCAACGCTCAACAGTGGTCGAAGACTACTGTGTGCTGATCGTCGAACGCCTCGCCCCGCCCTGCAATGTCGCTGAACTGTCGGATCATCCGGCGGTGCGCGCCGCGCTCCTGGGTGAGCGACGCACCCTCAGCGCGGATGCGTCGCGCCTGGTCACCGCGCTGAGTTATTACTCGGATGATCTGGCGCTCCTCAGCTGGAACGGCGCACTCCTGATTGAATCGGATGCCGCCGCAGCCGCGACGGCTGTCGATATTCTGGCATTTGCCAATGTCGAACTGCTGCTCATTCGATCCTACGACGCCGCGCTCGATGCGCGCCTGCCGGAAGTTCATCGGCGGATTGCCCAGGCGCAGCGGCGTTTCACAATGCCCATCGTGCGCCGCTACAGTCAGTTGCTCAGCGATGTGCAGCGGCTGGTCGCAGAAGTGACCGAAGTGACCGAACAGATCGACAACGCGCTCAAGGTCACCGACGATGTGTACTGGAACCGACTCTACAGCGCGGCGCTCAGTGTATTGCGCGTGCGTGTCTGGCGCGATGGCGTCGATCACAAACTGGCGCTGCTGCGCGAAACGTATGCCATGCTCCATGCCGATGCCGATTCGGAACGCGCCGCCGCTCTCGAATGGGCCATCGTGCTCCTGATCGTCTTCGAGATCGTAATGGCGCTGCTGGGGAAATGA
- a CDS encoding ring-cleaving dioxygenase has protein sequence MHVTGLHHVTAITGNAPENVRFYTQTLGLRLVKKTVNQDDVSAYHLFYGDEIGSAGTEVTFFDWPHAQPNVPGIGSLTDIALRAPGRDALDWWVQRFDAVQVRHSGIIERNGRAAIAFADPEGQRLLLVDDGGAPGSIPWRNSPVPPEYAIRGLYSITIIVRHPEPLVRLLTDALGMHQTGEYRQSVDPARQVIVFAVGAGGPGAEVHVAVRPDLSPAQVGIGGIHHVAFRVPDDETHLHWQQRLTLLGLRPTPVIDRYYFRSVYFRVSPGVLFEIATDGPGFATDEDPAHLGERLALPPFLEPHRTQIEAGLQPL, from the coding sequence ATGCATGTCACAGGACTGCACCACGTCACCGCCATTACCGGCAATGCACCAGAAAATGTGCGCTTCTATACGCAGACGCTCGGCTTGCGCCTGGTGAAGAAAACCGTCAATCAGGACGATGTATCAGCCTACCACCTGTTCTACGGCGATGAGATCGGCAGCGCCGGAACGGAGGTTACATTCTTCGACTGGCCCCATGCCCAACCAAATGTACCCGGCATCGGCAGCCTGACCGATATTGCGCTGCGGGCGCCGGGACGCGATGCACTCGATTGGTGGGTGCAGCGATTCGATGCCGTGCAGGTGCGCCACAGCGGGATCATCGAACGCAACGGACGCGCGGCAATCGCCTTTGCCGACCCGGAAGGTCAGCGTCTGCTGCTGGTCGATGACGGCGGCGCTCCTGGCAGCATTCCCTGGCGCAACAGCCCTGTGCCACCGGAGTACGCCATCCGCGGGCTATACTCAATCACGATCATTGTGCGTCATCCCGAACCGCTGGTGCGCCTGCTCACCGACGCGCTCGGCATGCACCAGACGGGTGAGTATCGGCAATCGGTCGATCCCGCGCGGCAGGTCATCGTCTTCGCGGTTGGCGCAGGCGGTCCCGGCGCAGAAGTGCATGTGGCGGTACGCCCCGATCTGTCGCCAGCGCAGGTCGGAATCGGCGGCATTCACCACGTTGCATTCCGTGTGCCCGACGATGAGACACATCTGCACTGGCAGCAGCGCCTGACGTTGCTCGGTCTGCGCCCGACGCCGGTAATCGACCGTTACTACTTCCGGTCGGTCTACTTCCGCGTATCGCCGGGCGTATTGTTCGAGATCGCAACCGACGGTCCCGGCTTCGCCACCGATGAGGACCCGGCGCACCTCGGCGAGCGGTTGGCGCTTCCGCCGTTCCTGGAGCCGCACCGCACCCAGATCGAGGCGGGGCTGCAACCGCTCTGA